Proteins encoded together in one Bacillota bacterium window:
- a CDS encoding gamma carbonic anhydrase family protein codes for MNRLSYLDKTPLISKTAKIFEQVVVVGDVVIHDFVSIWYHATIRGDMAPIEIKEYTNIQDNAVIHTNTNLPTFIGKYVTVGHGAIIHGATVLDYALIGMGSIILDGAVIGEYSMVGAGALIPPGKIIPPKMLVIGNPMRIVRELTVDEIKANLENAEYYVSLMKQYE; via the coding sequence ATGAACCGATTATCATATTTAGACAAAACGCCACTTATTTCTAAGACAGCAAAAATCTTTGAACAGGTAGTTGTCGTTGGAGATGTTGTAATACATGATTTCGTAAGCATTTGGTATCATGCCACTATTAGAGGTGATATGGCCCCAATTGAAATTAAAGAATATACAAATATTCAAGATAATGCGGTCATTCATACCAATACAAATCTTCCTACTTTTATTGGAAAATACGTAACAGTAGGTCATGGAGCGATTATTCACGGGGCGACAGTTTTAGATTATGCATTGATTGGAATGGGTTCAATCATATTAGATGGAGCTGTGATTGGAGAATACTCTATGGTTGGAGCTGGAGCTTTAATTCCTCCTGGAAAAATCATTCCCCCAAAAATGTTAGTGATTGGAAATCCTATGAGAATTGTAAGAGAATTAACAGTTGATGAAATCAAGGCAAACCTTGAAAACGCAGAGTATTATGTCTCACTGATGAAACAATATGAATAG
- a CDS encoding HD domain-containing protein: MKLTTEQLKNIEKTKEFVKSIMTDDMTGHDYFHVLRVYHMASFLAKGEDINSLILFISALLHDVDDLKLFPKDSKNAENFLKELTITLEEKTEILSIIENMSYSASLEGKSVSSLEGQIVQDADRLDAIGAIGIARCFAYGASKGRRIYNGDVNDDSSLAHFYQKLLKLPDLMNTLQAKRIARTRIRVLNNFLAEFHNEWNIIKN, encoded by the coding sequence ATGAAATTAACAACAGAACAACTTAAGAACATTGAAAAAACCAAGGAATTTGTAAAATCAATCATGACAGACGATATGACAGGGCATGATTATTTTCATGTTTTACGAGTTTATCATATGGCATCCTTTTTAGCAAAAGGCGAAGACATAAACAGTTTAATTCTTTTTATAAGCGCATTGCTTCATGATGTAGATGACCTAAAACTTTTCCCCAAAGATAGTAAGAATGCAGAAAACTTTTTAAAGGAATTAACCATTACTTTAGAAGAAAAAACAGAAATTCTTTCCATTATCGAAAATATGTCCTATTCTGCATCTCTTGAGGGAAAAAGCGTTTCTTCTTTAGAAGGACAAATCGTTCAAGATGCAGATCGATTAGATGCAATTGGAGCAATAGGTATTGCAAGATGTTTTGCTTATGGAGCCAGTAAAGGAAGAAGAATATACAATGGCGATGTTAATGATGACTCAAGCCTTGCACATTTTTATCAAAAATTACTAAAACTTCCTGATTTAATGAATACATTACAAGCAAAGCGAATTGCAAGAACAAGAATTAGAGTGTTAAATAATTTTCTTGCAGAATTTCATAATGAATGGAATATTATCAAAAATTAA
- a CDS encoding radical SAM protein: protein MTTYLETKRHIIQIASMTNMPILGEFELTRKCNFNCQMCYLDDIDLKSELSVLEWKALFKEAVSHGLLYALLTGGEILLLPYFIELYEYLYDLGVKITVYTNASHIKPSIISSFKNRPPELVGVTIYGANNETYQKVTSVQNGFDLIDKGISLLQKNNLNVVLRTIPLQPIYDELDLIMDYALKKNLYLGYFLYVGPSRNLDYLTIQNRLTPEDLIDFEKKIKTTFQIESSKTLEKFETHSNCIALKSAYFVDSYGYMQPCSMMNLPNKKIEPYTLLDVFLELGKKWNELGECKECMDCSLKGTCIQCKARRHLEGNIKYCSPYLNEIALIRSRND from the coding sequence TTGACAACTTATCTAGAAACGAAACGCCACATCATCCAAATTGCATCAATGACTAATATGCCGATTCTTGGAGAGTTTGAACTGACAAGAAAATGCAATTTTAATTGTCAAATGTGTTACCTTGATGACATAGATTTAAAAAGCGAACTTTCTGTTTTAGAATGGAAAGCACTTTTTAAAGAGGCAGTAAGTCATGGATTGCTTTATGCTTTGTTGACTGGAGGAGAAATCCTTTTACTACCCTATTTTATCGAGCTCTATGAATATCTTTATGATTTAGGAGTTAAAATCACGGTTTATACAAATGCATCTCACATCAAACCATCTATTATATCGTCCTTTAAAAATAGACCTCCTGAATTGGTTGGAGTAACTATATATGGAGCGAATAATGAAACCTATCAGAAAGTAACTTCAGTTCAAAATGGCTTTGATTTAATAGATAAAGGCATTTCTTTATTGCAAAAAAACAATTTAAATGTTGTTTTAAGAACGATTCCGTTACAGCCGATTTATGATGAACTAGATTTAATAATGGATTATGCCTTAAAGAAGAACTTGTATTTAGGCTATTTTCTTTACGTAGGACCTTCAAGAAATTTAGATTATTTGACAATCCAAAATCGATTAACTCCTGAAGATTTAATTGATTTTGAGAAAAAAATAAAAACGACTTTTCAGATTGAATCTTCTAAAACACTAGAAAAATTTGAAACTCACTCAAATTGTATTGCATTAAAAAGTGCTTATTTTGTGGATAGTTATGGGTATATGCAACCATGTAGTATGATGAATCTTCCTAATAAAAAAATAGAGCCATATACATTGCTCGATGTTTTTTTAGAATTAGGAAAAAAATGGAATGAGTTAGGTGAATGTAAAGAATGCATGGATTGTTCTTTGAAAGGAACATGTATCCAATGTAAAGCAAGAAGACACTTAGAAGGAAACATTAAGTATTGTAGTCCCTACTTAAACGAAATAGCATTGATTCGTAGTCGGAATGATTAA
- a CDS encoding S24/S26 family peptidase, translating to MEKVKVLMNDIIDLIKENLSNDGSASLKIKGNSMFPFYKDGKTEVTLIKPIFPLIKLDVILYHVQEKHILHRIVAVKDEGYVVCGDALKENEFVKQNQIEAVVISHKNKEKLILETQFFYRLMVRKWLFLKPIRRYLIKLFRILKKEENQ from the coding sequence ATGGAAAAAGTTAAAGTCTTAATGAATGATATCATCGATCTCATTAAAGAAAATCTTTCAAATGATGGTTCTGCATCCTTGAAAATTAAAGGAAATAGTATGTTTCCTTTTTATAAAGATGGAAAAACTGAAGTGACCTTAATTAAACCCATTTTCCCCTTGATAAAATTAGATGTGATTCTTTATCATGTACAAGAAAAACATATTTTACACCGAATTGTGGCAGTAAAAGATGAAGGATACGTTGTATGTGGAGATGCTTTAAAAGAAAATGAATTTGTAAAACAAAATCAAATAGAAGCTGTAGTTATTTCTCATAAGAACAAAGAAAAACTAATTTTAGAAACACAATTTTTTTACAGATTAATGGTTCGTAAATGGCTTTTCTTAAAACCCATTCGCAGATATCTAATTAAACTATTTCGAATTCTAAAAAAAGAGGAAAACCAATGA
- a CDS encoding nucleotidyltransferase family protein, with translation MKEIHSLFFELIKSSLNLKMYDCRLKDDFKLYQMAKINGLSGTIFHSIDPTLIEHDVFHLFQMDYFEYQARDVRQLKAIQEVDEIFNLSNIEHIFLKGSFLKGIYPDTYMRSMGDIDILVRKDKMNEVHQVLNSSGYFNWANSTNHDCFVKDKDIFLEIHPQLDTDFDDKYDGLFLDIWSNAKCTSKHRFEFKSEFMLAYLMYHNAKHLSSSGIGLRNILDIGLFCMKFQDTMNAEILEKLLRDNHLFKLFQNFIWFNNAYFGFVIFSLFLTNFEQDSVFLEKITDFILTSGVHGKGEDHNPFVCGISKSSLKVDSIQKGRKTFILKTLFPSKHLMQGTYHYLKKYPWLLPFSWIQRGCKLLFKKTKSSIKKIKNLRVHKDTLMNTKELYDQLGL, from the coding sequence ATGAAAGAAATCCATTCCCTATTTTTTGAATTAATTAAATCTTCTTTAAATTTAAAAATGTATGATTGTCGTTTGAAAGATGATTTCAAACTGTATCAAATGGCAAAAATTAATGGGTTATCAGGAACGATTTTCCATTCCATTGATCCAACATTAATTGAACATGACGTCTTTCATTTGTTTCAAATGGATTATTTTGAGTATCAAGCACGAGATGTCCGTCAATTAAAAGCCATTCAGGAAGTAGATGAAATATTTAACCTCTCGAACATTGAACATATTTTTTTAAAAGGTTCTTTTTTAAAAGGCATCTATCCAGACACTTATATGAGATCTATGGGAGACATTGATATTTTAGTTCGAAAAGATAAGATGAACGAAGTCCATCAAGTTTTAAACTCATCGGGATATTTCAATTGGGCCAATTCCACAAATCATGATTGTTTTGTGAAAGACAAAGATATTTTTTTAGAAATTCATCCACAATTGGATACAGATTTTGATGATAAATATGATGGATTATTTTTAGATATTTGGTCAAATGCAAAATGCACAAGTAAACATCGCTTTGAGTTTAAAAGCGAGTTTATGTTAGCCTATTTAATGTATCACAATGCAAAACATTTATCGAGTTCAGGGATAGGCTTAAGAAATATACTTGATATTGGTTTGTTTTGTATGAAATTTCAAGATACAATGAATGCAGAAATTTTAGAAAAATTATTAAGAGATAATCATTTATTTAAGCTATTTCAAAATTTCATTTGGTTTAACAACGCCTATTTTGGTTTTGTAATCTTTTCCTTATTTCTAACTAATTTTGAACAAGACTCTGTTTTTCTTGAAAAAATAACGGATTTTATATTAACCTCAGGAGTACATGGAAAAGGAGAAGATCACAACCCATTTGTTTGTGGAATTTCAAAATCATCTTTGAAAGTAGATTCCATTCAAAAAGGAAGAAAAACTTTTATATTGAAAACGTTATTCCCCTCAAAACACTTAATGCAAGGAACGTATCATTATTTGAAAAAATATCCTTGGCTCTTACCTTTCTCCTGGATTCAAAGAGGATGTAAATTGCTTTTCAAAAAGACTAAGAGTAGTATAAAAAAAATTAAGAATCTTCGAGTTCATAAAGATACATTAATGAATACGAAGGAATTATACGATCAATTAGGATTATAA
- a CDS encoding carbohydrate-binding domain-containing protein: MRKAFVLVLLVVICFIMVSCDTLSTDSNASTTTNSSETTSSIGVTSQITLDEEDTLDSELVEDETVTFAVSSISSTTNQVLIEDNKVIISTAGTYLLQGVSNNVSIYIDVSSNEQVTLLLDDVHLTSLDGPVIEVENADKVILNLVEGTSNSLTDSKSSLTDFKATISSNDDVTINGSGSLSIYANYKNGISSDDDLVITNGVIIIDAANNGVKVNNDVFITNVDLTISCLNDGIQVENTDEETLGNLVIENGEFDIDAYGDCFDVTNVIAISEGVFLLHSGDGNYDINSVSGKGMKASQGINILGGTYTILSSDDGLHSNSDLYIQGGIISISSNDDGIHSDETLVISGGEINISKCYEGLESLNITINGGSIHINGGSIHINASDDGINVAGGSDSSSSFPFDPRLESSENAILTINGGYVYVISSGDGIDANGQIIMTGGVVLVNGPTSDGDGPIDYNVSFKITGGILIATGSSGMAQNVGATSTQPGILIKLSSETTNLIHLEDELGNTILHFQPVKKYESIVISCPLLEIGDAYKLYLGGSLVENTLNEDGYSLEGVYQKGTLLQSFTLTSLTYSIGTSSFDPRR, from the coding sequence ATGAGAAAAGCATTTGTACTGGTACTTTTAGTCGTCATTTGTTTCATTATGGTGTCGTGTGATACTCTTTCAACCGATTCAAATGCATCAACTACCACAAATTCAAGTGAGACGACTTCTTCCATAGGAGTAACATCCCAAATTACGTTAGATGAAGAGGATACCTTAGATTCAGAATTAGTAGAAGATGAAACAGTTACGTTTGCTGTCTCTTCCATTTCATCAACCACAAATCAAGTTTTAATAGAAGACAACAAAGTAATTATTTCAACTGCAGGAACTTATCTCTTACAAGGAGTGAGTAACAATGTGTCTATTTATATAGATGTTTCCAGCAATGAACAAGTGACTCTTTTATTAGATGATGTCCATTTAACAAGTTTAGATGGACCAGTCATCGAAGTTGAAAATGCAGATAAAGTGATATTAAATTTAGTAGAAGGAACTTCAAATTCATTAACAGATTCCAAATCTTCACTAACCGATTTTAAAGCAACAATTTCGAGTAATGATGATGTTACGATTAACGGCTCTGGAAGTTTATCTATTTATGCTAATTACAAAAATGGTATCTCGAGTGATGATGATTTGGTAATTACCAATGGTGTGATTATAATTGATGCCGCAAACAATGGCGTTAAAGTCAATAACGACGTATTTATCACGAATGTGGATTTAACCATTTCTTGTTTAAATGATGGAATTCAAGTCGAAAACACCGATGAGGAAACTTTGGGTAATTTAGTTATTGAAAACGGAGAGTTTGATATCGATGCTTATGGAGATTGTTTTGATGTTACAAACGTCATTGCCATTTCAGAAGGAGTTTTTCTCCTTCATTCAGGAGATGGAAATTACGACATAAATTCAGTAAGTGGAAAAGGAATGAAAGCCTCTCAAGGAATCAATATTTTAGGAGGAACATATACGATTTTATCAAGTGATGATGGACTTCACTCAAATAGTGACTTGTACATTCAAGGCGGAATCATTTCCATCTCTTCAAATGATGATGGTATCCATTCAGATGAAACGCTAGTGATATCAGGCGGAGAGATCAATATATCAAAATGTTACGAAGGTCTTGAATCGTTAAATATTACTATCAATGGAGGATCTATTCACATCAATGGAGGATCTATTCACATCAATGCAAGCGATGATGGAATCAACGTAGCTGGAGGAAGCGATTCATCAAGTTCTTTTCCTTTTGATCCACGACTTGAATCAAGTGAAAATGCAATTCTTACAATAAATGGAGGATATGTATATGTCATTTCATCTGGAGATGGGATTGATGCAAATGGACAAATTATCATGACAGGAGGAGTGGTGTTAGTAAACGGACCTACAAGTGATGGAGATGGACCGATTGATTACAATGTATCTTTTAAAATAACAGGAGGAATATTGATAGCTACTGGATCTTCTGGAATGGCTCAAAACGTAGGTGCCACATCTACTCAACCGGGAATACTTATTAAATTAAGTTCAGAAACAACAAATCTAATTCATCTTGAAGATGAACTTGGAAATACTATTCTTCATTTTCAACCTGTAAAAAAATATGAATCTATTGTTATATCTTGTCCTTTGCTTGAAATAGGAGATGCCTATAAACTATATTTAGGAGGGTCTCTTGTTGAAAACACTTTAAATGAAGATGGATATAGTCTTGAAGGAGTATATCAAAAGGGAACATTACTTCAAAGTTTTACTTTAACCAGTCTTACGTACTCGATAGGAACGTCTTCATTTGATCCAAGAAGATAA
- a CDS encoding MFS transporter, with product MVYPLVTIYLSTFASVQIIGVIEGAAESLAALLKVYSGYLGDKFHFKKRLAFLGYSSAIFYKILLFFSFGWVGVFFAKLVDRIGKGIRTAPRDALVAESGEQALGKAFGIHKMLDMLGSALGVLIAFFLYGYLVNENQGLVDVEAFKKIFLISIIPAVIGVIFLLFVRETKKERKEVHTFHLKGIKIDSKLKFYIGIVLLFSIGNSSNAFLILKIYEIGFSPQNVLLLYLIYNVTTSLFAIPLGKLSDKIGRRRLVVPGYLLYGIVYFGFALFETQTYIIILFILYGLYQAFITGAEKAYISEYSPKEMKGTMLGLYGTAQGIGLLFASLIAGFLWTVIGPNAPFVLGGITGIVSAVLTFIVMSKKTKKLTEVK from the coding sequence ATGGTCTATCCACTAGTAACTATTTATTTATCCACATTTGCAAGTGTTCAAATTATTGGAGTGATTGAAGGAGCTGCAGAGAGTTTAGCTGCACTTTTAAAAGTATATTCAGGCTACCTAGGAGATAAATTTCATTTTAAAAAACGACTTGCTTTTTTAGGGTATTCTAGTGCGATTTTTTACAAAATATTATTATTCTTTTCTTTTGGTTGGGTTGGCGTATTTTTTGCTAAATTGGTTGATCGAATTGGAAAAGGAATTCGAACAGCACCAAGAGATGCTTTAGTTGCGGAATCTGGTGAACAAGCACTTGGAAAAGCATTCGGTATTCATAAAATGCTTGACATGTTAGGTTCTGCACTGGGTGTGTTAATTGCTTTCTTTCTTTATGGATATTTGGTGAATGAAAATCAAGGATTAGTTGATGTTGAAGCGTTTAAAAAAATCTTTTTAATTTCAATCATTCCTGCTGTAATAGGTGTGATTTTTCTATTGTTTGTACGAGAAACTAAAAAAGAGAGAAAAGAAGTACACACATTTCATTTGAAAGGCATTAAAATAGATTCCAAATTAAAATTTTACATTGGTATCGTATTATTATTTAGTATAGGTAATTCAAGTAATGCTTTTTTAATTCTTAAAATATATGAAATTGGGTTTAGTCCTCAAAATGTATTACTCCTTTATTTAATCTATAATGTTACAACTTCTTTATTTGCCATTCCATTAGGAAAATTATCTGATAAAATTGGTAGAAGAAGACTCGTAGTTCCAGGTTATTTGTTATATGGTATTGTCTATTTTGGGTTTGCACTATTTGAAACTCAAACGTATATAATCATTTTATTTATCTTATATGGTCTATATCAGGCATTTATTACTGGTGCTGAAAAAGCTTATATTTCTGAATATTCACCAAAAGAAATGAAAGGAACGATGTTAGGACTCTATGGAACAGCACAAGGAATAGGTCTTTTGTTTGCTTCTTTGATTGCGGGGTTCTTATGGACAGTTATTGGTCCAAATGCACCTTTTGTACTAGGGGGTATTACTGGAATTGTTTCTGCTGTGTTAACATTTATCGTTATGAGTAAAAAAACAAAAAAACTTACTGAAGTTAAATAA
- a CDS encoding mechanosensitive ion channel family protein: MKKFKLLPKKEKIRFIVVTSIIVLCLLLGMFSGILFAETTFANIISNSVGKFFDLIGFFQNNYVILLECLTIIVFVWILNKILLFIITIFTKKGMRSETIGNLLKSVVKYVTIIIAAFLILSAWNVPTPTLLAGAGIIGLALSFGAQSLIEDVISGLFIIFEKQFSISDVIQIGDFRGTVIEIGIRTTKFEDISGDVKIINNSDIRGAINTSSQLSPAICRISISYQEDILRVEEVLKNNLHLIKNKIPDIVEGPYYRGVEELGESSVVLRIFARTKESKRHQVLRDLNREMKVLFDQNNIQIPFPQMVVHYENTEPKV; encoded by the coding sequence ATGAAAAAATTTAAATTATTACCGAAAAAAGAAAAAATTCGTTTTATCGTTGTCACATCCATTATTGTACTATGTTTGCTTTTGGGAATGTTTTCAGGAATCTTGTTTGCAGAAACGACTTTTGCAAATATCATTTCCAATAGTGTAGGGAAATTCTTTGATTTGATTGGGTTCTTTCAAAACAACTATGTCATTTTACTTGAATGTCTGACCATTATCGTATTTGTCTGGATTTTAAATAAAATTCTTTTATTTATTATCACAATTTTTACAAAAAAAGGAATGAGAAGTGAAACCATTGGGAATTTATTAAAAAGCGTTGTAAAATATGTCACAATCATTATTGCTGCTTTCTTAATTCTTAGCGCATGGAATGTCCCAACACCGACTTTACTTGCTGGAGCTGGAATAATAGGGCTTGCTTTAAGTTTTGGAGCACAAAGCTTAATTGAAGACGTAATTAGCGGTTTATTTATTATTTTTGAGAAACAATTCTCTATTAGTGATGTCATTCAAATTGGAGATTTTCGTGGTACTGTAATCGAAATAGGAATTCGAACAACGAAATTTGAAGACATCAGTGGAGACGTCAAAATTATTAATAATTCCGATATTAGAGGTGCTATTAATACTTCAAGCCAATTATCACCAGCCATTTGCAGAATTTCAATCAGTTATCAAGAAGATATTTTAAGAGTGGAAGAAGTTTTGAAAAATAATCTTCATTTAATTAAAAACAAAATCCCTGATATTGTAGAAGGACCTTATTATCGCGGCGTAGAAGAATTAGGTGAATCTTCAGTTGTATTACGAATTTTCGCCAGAACAAAAGAATCAAAAAGACACCAAGTATTAAGAGATTTAAATCGTGAAATGAAAGTATTGTTTGATCAAAATAACATTCAAATTCCTTTCCCTCAAATGGTTGTACATTACGAAAATACAGAACCAAAAGTTTAA
- a CDS encoding NAD(P)/FAD-dependent oxidoreductase — MNPQNILIIGGGASGIVAAIIAKRAKASVTILERNPRIGKKILATGNGRCNFTNIFATNQDYNHPEFALKALETFGPHETIHFFEELGITPKTEELGKTFPLSEQASSMVDVLLYELDKQNVIVRTDSYVQKIVKTNDGFTAYLPGNSTLKADKVILCTGGKAMPKSGSDGSGFVLAKQLGHHITPIFPALVKLKLNCPYLKQLDGVKIPGTVELIHNGEVLQVEKGDILFTSYGISGPTILQLSRKANQLLLQHEEITLKVILVDSLSKEQVKRRFDLALDKPIDFSLVGLINKRLISAILKEAGVTKQNSLVSDVDKNQVMRIVDLLFDWRFTVNGSKSFEDAQVTAGGIDILEINKNTMESTLIPGLYFAGEIIDIDGLCGGFNLQWAWSSGYLAGKNASIRGSYDSNH, encoded by the coding sequence ATGAATCCACAAAATATTTTAATCATTGGTGGGGGAGCAAGTGGAATAGTTGCCGCCATTATCGCGAAAAGAGCAAAGGCATCCGTAACCATTTTAGAACGAAATCCACGCATAGGGAAAAAGATTTTGGCAACGGGGAATGGCCGTTGTAATTTTACCAACATTTTTGCTACAAACCAAGACTATAATCATCCTGAATTTGCCTTGAAAGCACTTGAAACGTTTGGTCCACACGAAACCATTCATTTTTTTGAAGAACTGGGCATAACCCCAAAAACTGAAGAGTTAGGTAAAACATTTCCTTTGTCTGAACAAGCTTCAAGTATGGTGGATGTTTTATTATATGAATTAGATAAACAAAATGTGATTGTAAGAACGGATTCTTATGTCCAAAAAATCGTAAAAACTAACGACGGTTTTACTGCTTATTTACCAGGTAATTCAACGTTAAAGGCTGATAAAGTTATTCTTTGTACTGGTGGGAAAGCAATGCCAAAAAGCGGAAGCGATGGATCAGGATTTGTTCTTGCAAAACAACTAGGGCATCATATAACACCTATCTTTCCTGCATTAGTTAAATTAAAATTAAATTGTCCATATTTAAAACAACTTGATGGAGTAAAAATTCCTGGAACGGTTGAATTGATACATAATGGAGAAGTTCTTCAAGTTGAAAAAGGAGACATTTTATTTACTAGTTATGGAATTAGTGGCCCAACCATTCTACAACTAAGTCGAAAGGCAAATCAATTGTTATTACAACATGAAGAAATAACTTTGAAAGTAATCTTAGTAGATTCCTTATCCAAAGAACAGGTAAAAAGAAGATTTGATTTGGCTTTAGATAAACCAATAGATTTTAGTTTAGTTGGTTTAATTAATAAAAGACTTATTTCTGCTATTTTAAAAGAGGCAGGAGTCACAAAACAAAACTCTCTTGTTTCTGATGTAGATAAAAATCAAGTGATGAGAATAGTTGATTTGCTCTTTGATTGGCGATTTACCGTAAATGGAAGTAAAAGTTTTGAAGATGCTCAAGTGACTGCTGGAGGCATTGACATTTTGGAAATAAATAAGAATACAATGGAATCCACTCTAATTCCTGGACTTTATTTTGCAGGAGAAATTATCGATATAGATGGTCTTTGTGGAGGGTTTAATCTTCAGTGGGCTTGGTCAAGTGGATACTTAGCTGGAAAAAACGCAAGTATTAGAGGTTCATATGATTCGAATCATTGA
- a CDS encoding YobA family protein, with product MKVKKILVISLLVISILTICAYFIVIPQVTFTGQVEDVYDSSLLVTAKSGALSSGQFQIRIDDKTILLDSNNNPIEIDSISAFNTISVIYYGGILESNPGIITHCYRIKVLE from the coding sequence TTGAAGGTAAAAAAAATACTAGTAATTTCGCTTCTTGTAATCAGTATTCTTACTATTTGCGCATATTTTATAGTTATTCCACAAGTGACTTTTACCGGTCAAGTTGAAGATGTTTATGATTCATCTCTATTAGTAACTGCCAAAAGCGGCGCATTAAGTTCTGGACAATTTCAAATAAGAATTGATGATAAAACGATTCTACTTGATTCAAATAACAACCCAATTGAAATTGATTCTATTTCGGCTTTTAATACAATATCTGTCATCTATTATGGTGGGATTTTGGAGTCAAATCCCGGGATTATAACTCATTGTTATAGAATTAAAGTGTTAGAGTAA